AATGCCAGCGGCAAAACCATTGGCGTTATCAGCCACGTAGAAGCAATGAAAGAGCGGATTCCGGTGCAAATTAAAGTCAGAAAACTTAATGGGCTGGGGGTCAGCAGACTCGAACCGCGCTTTCGGGTTAATGGCACAACGGCTGAGCAGTAAGAATCGCAACAGGCTCCGCACATATCCGATATCCGCAGGCGGCACTGCGCCGGAAGAACTATTTCACTCTTCCGGCACAGGCGCTACAGCATTCAGACAGGCCACAGCCATGCGGCTCCGCGCACGCCGCTGGAATCACCGTAGCGCGCTTTGCGCACTGGAGTGCGGCACTCGCCGCCAAACACCCAGTTTTTCATCAGGGCAGGCACGGTCTGATATAACCTGTCGACGTTACTCATTCCGCCGCCCAGGACAATAACATCCGGGTCCAGCACATTCACAATCTGCGCCAGCGCACGGGCCAGCCGCAGTTCATAGTTATCCAGTGCCTGGCGAGCCAGCCGCTGTCCGGCAGTTAATGCAATAATATCCGGACCGCTCAGGCGCTCACCGCTCAAACGCCAGTAGTCCGTGGTAAAGCCGGTACCGGAAATAAAGGTTTCCGTGCATCCGGTCAGCCCGCAGTAACATGGGGTTTCAGCGGCAAATTTCAGTTCATCACTGGTCATCCACGGCAGCGGATTATGCCCCCACTCGCCGCCATTGCCATTAGCGCCCGGATGAACCCGGCCATTCAGCGCAATACCTGCGCCACAGCCGGTACCGATAATGACACCAAAAACCGTTTCGGCACCTGCCGCCGCACCGTCGGTCGCCTCAGAGATAGTGAAGCAGTTGGCATCGTTAGCCAGCCTGACCTCGCGATCGAGACGTGCGCTAAGATCCTTGTCCAGCTCGCGGCCATTAAGCCAGGTGGAGTTAGCATTCTTCACTTTGCCGGAAACCGGCGAAAGCGTCCCTGGGATCCCGACGCCGACGCTTCCCACGCGGCCGGTTTCCTGCTCTGCCAGCGCTACCAGGCGGGCTATTGTCTCAATCGTCCCACGGTAGTCATCGCGCGGCGTTGGCAGGCGGTGTCGATATAGCTGCTCTCCCCCTTCGCCCAGCGCTATCACTTCAGTTTTGGTGCCGCCTAAATCGATACCGATACGCACTCAGCAATTCCTTCATATTTACGGTTAGTTTGAGAAGCGTAATCAGCTACGGAGGGAAAGGCAATGAAACCCGACGCCCGATTCGCTATCATGCGGGCTGCATTTATCGAGAGGGTGAAAACAGTATGCAGTGGTTCAAAAACGTAATGGTTTACCGGTTAAATAGCGACACCGCATTGCGGGCCGAAGAGATGGAGAAGCAGCTGGCGGCCTTTACCTTCACGCCCTGCGGCAGCCAGGATATGGCAAAAACCGGCTGGGTTTCACCCATGGGCCCACAGCATGACGCTCTCACCCACTTCGCCAACGGCCAGATAATTATCTGTGCGCGCAAAGAAGAGAAAATCCTGCCAGGGCCGGTCATCAAACAGACCCTGGAAGCGAAAATCGCAAAACTGGAAGCCGACCAGGGCCGTAAGCTTAAGAAAACGGAAAAAGACGCCCTAAAAGACGAAGTATTGCATTCACTGCTACCACGCGCCTTTAGCCGCTTCAGCCAGACCATGATGTGGATTGATACTCTGCGCGGGCTTATCGTTGTTGACTGCGCCAGCGCCAAAAAAGCCGAAGATACTTTGGCTTTGCTGCGTAAGAGTCTCGGCTCTTTGCCGGTTGTGCCGCTGACGATGGAAAACCCTATTGAACTAACGCTCACCGAGTGGGTACGCTCTGGCACCGTCGCCCAAGGGTTCCAGCTGCTTGATGAAGCTGAGCTCAAAGCGCTGCTGGAAGACGGCGGCACTATCCGCGCCAAACAGCAGGATCTGGTGTGCGACGAAATTGCGGTAC
This genomic interval from Salmonella enterica subsp. enterica serovar Choleraesuis contains the following:
- the rdgC gene encoding recombination-associated protein RdgC: MQWFKNVMVYRLNSDTALRAEEMEKQLAAFTFTPCGSQDMAKTGWVSPMGPQHDALTHFANGQIIICARKEEKILPGPVIKQTLEAKIAKLEADQGRKLKKTEKDALKDEVLHSLLPRAFSRFSQTMMWIDTLRGLIVVDCASAKKAEDTLALLRKSLGSLPVVPLTMENPIELTLTEWVRSGTVAQGFQLLDEAELKALLEDGGTIRAKQQDLVCDEIAVHIEAGKVVTKLALDWQQRIQFLLSDDGSLKRLKFADTLREQNDDIDREDVAARFDADFTLMTGELAALIENLTEGLGGEAPRG
- a CDS encoding fructokinase — encoded protein: MRIGIDLGGTKTEVIALGEGGEQLYRHRLPTPRDDYRGTIETIARLVALAEQETGRVGSVGVGIPGTLSPVSGKVKNANSTWLNGRELDKDLSARLDREVRLANDANCFTISEATDGAAAGAETVFGVIIGTGCGAGIALNGRVHPGANGNGGEWGHNPLPWMTSDELKFAAETPCYCGLTGCTETFISGTGFTTDYWRLSGERLSGPDIIALTAGQRLARQALDNYELRLARALAQIVNVLDPDVIVLGGGMSNVDRLYQTVPALMKNWVFGGECRTPVRKARYGDSSGVRGAAWLWPV